Genomic DNA from Streptomyces sp. NBC_01571:
CGAGAGCTTCTTTGGCATGAGGGCAGCCTACGTTCTCATTCGCCGGACACGCGTATATGCCTTGGCCTAAGCTGCTCTCAACTGTCACAGCAGTGCGGCCACGTATCAATACGTCCGGAGACCCCGAATCGTTCCGGAGGTTCCCCCACTTTTTGGGGAGGTCGTGTCCGAATCAGCCTCATGCGTCACCAGGCGTCCGTTGTGACTCAACTGAACTGTCCCGCTTTGCCGGGATACTCACGTATGTCCTCAGGTCACTCCCCCGGGTGATCTGCCGCTTACGCATAGTCCGTTCGGGCCATTCAAGATTGGGCCCGAAGGGGGTGTTGCGCTGTGCCCACCTTCCGTAACGTCCTCAACTGGCGGCGGTGAATATGCCGCTGCCGCCGTGGGGGAGCCTCGATTCGGGAGAGGACGGCGCCGGTATGGGCTGGGTAACCGACTGGAGTGCGCAGGCGGCCTGCCGCACTACCGATCCGGATGAACTGTTCGTTCAAGGAGCAGCGCAGAACCGGGCGAAGGCAGTGTGCACCGGATGTCCGGTACGCACGGAGTGCCTCGCCGATGCGCTCGACAATCGCGTCGAATTCGGCGTGTGGGGTGGCATGACGGAGCGGGAGCGTCGCGCACTGCTGCGCAGGCGTCCCACCGTCACCTCGTGGCGTCGCCTGCTGGAGACCGCGCGTACGGAGTACGAGCGCGGCGCGGGCCTGCTGCCCCTCGACGAGGAAGAGGTGTACGAGCGTTACGCGGCGGTGGGCTGAGGTTTCCCTCGGACCACGGCTCCCGGCCACTCGGGGCGCCCTTGCGTGGCGCCCAGGGCCCGTACGGCGTCCACGGGGTGCGGTTGACCCGTGAGCCGCACGGCACCTCATGGGCCGGCATGGGTGACAGGCGACAACAGGCGACATCTGAAGGTCACACGGGCCGCCGGGAGGCGGACCCATGGACACCACAGCGGACCCGTAGCGGGTGCGAATCCGGGACGGCCGGTCGCGGCGTCGGTCAGACGCCGGGCCCGGGCAGCTCCGGCCGATTGGCCGCGAGCCGTTCCCCGATGTTCCGCAACCCCGCGAGGTCGTGCACGTCGCCGGGCAGCGCGGCCACTTCGGCCACGGCCACCTCGGGGTGACGCGCGGCGAAGCGGTCACGGGTGCGCTGCTCGCGGGAGAGCAGCTGCATGCGCTCGGCATGCAGCCTCAGCAGACCTGCGGTGAACTGTTCGACGGTCCGGTCGGTGGCGGTCCGACCGGTGGCGGTCCGACCGGTGACGGTCCGGTCGGTGTCCGTGGCGGCGGGGGAGCCTTCGCCGGAGCCGTCGGGAGATTCTGGATCTTCGGGAGCTTCGGGAACCGATGACGCGGAAGCGGAGGATTCTGAACTACCGTACGTGTCGGGAGAGTTACGAAGTCCAGCTTTCCCGCCCTCCTGATCCACAATGCGGGCCTCGTCAAGATTTTCTGCAGCCCCGGGGCCAAGATCTTCCGCAGTGTCGGGATCAGTGTCGGGATCGAGATCCTCGGCTGCCGCGGCGTCGAGGTTCTCAGCGGCCGCGAGTGCCCGTTCGGCGGACAGCTGGGCGGCGCCGCTGCCATGCACCCGGTTGAGGACCAGGCCGGCGAACGGCATGTCCTCGGCGGCCAGCCGCTCGACGAAGTACGCGGCCTCCCGCAGCGCGTCCCGCTCCGGGGCCGCCACCACCAGGAACGCCGTGCCGGGTGCCTGGAGCAGCTTGTACGTGGCGTCAGCGCGGGTACGGAAGCCGCCGAACGTGGTGTCCATCGCCGCCACGAACGTCTGCATGTCCTTGAGGAGTTGTCCCCCCAGGAGCTTGCCCAGGGTGCCGGTCATCATCGACATCCCGACGTTCAGGAACTTCATCCCCGCGCGGCCGCCCAGCTTCGCCGGGGCGGTGAGAAGCCGGATCAGCCTGCCGTCCAGGAAGGAACCGAGCCGCTTGGGGGCGTCCAGGAAGTCCAGCGCGGAGCGGGAGGGCGGTGTGTCGACGACGATCAGGTCCCACTCGTCCCGTGCCCGCAGCTGGCCGAGCTTCTCCATCGCCATGTACTCCTGCGTGCCCGCGAAGCCCGCCGAAAGCGACTGGTAGAAGGGGTTGCTCAGGATCGCGGCGGCCCGCTCGCCGTCCGCGTGCGCCTCGACGATCTCGTCGAAGGTGCGCTTCATGTCGAGCATCATGGCGTGCAGTTCGCCGCCCGGTGAGTCGTCGATGCCCTTCACCCGGCGGGGAATGTTGTCGAGCGAGTCGATGCCCATCGACTGGGCGAGCCGGCGTGCCGGGTCGATCGTGAGGACGACCACCTTGCGGCCCCGCTCGGCCGCGCGCAGCCCCAGGGCGGCCGCCGTGGTCGTCTTGCCGACGCCACCCGACCCGCAGCACACCACGATGCGGGTCCCCGGGTCGTCGAGCAGCGGATCGACGTCCAGGACACGGGTGGAGCCGATTCCGCGGACCGGGTCCTGTTTCCGGCCCTGATCGGGCTTGCGGGCCGGGTCGTGCGTTCGGGCGGAGTCGCCGGTGCCGGCTGAGTCGCCGGAGTGGGCGGAGTCGTGGGCGCGGGCCGGGTCCGGACTCATGAGATCCCTTGCTGACGCAGTTCCTTGGCCAGTTGGTACAGGCCCGCCAGGTCCATTCCCTCGGCGAGCAACGGGAGCTCGTGCAGCGGCAGGTCCTGGTCGGTGAGGACGGCCCGCTGCTCGCGCTCCAGGGTGTGCCGCTCGGCGTACTCCTCCGCCTGCTCCAGGAGGGGGTCGACGAGCCGCTCGGCGTTCCCGCCGCGGCGGGAACCGCCCAGCCCGGCGGCGGAGAGCGACTTGGCGACGGCACTGCGCGCCACGGCGCCCGTGAGCTCCAGGTCGACGTCGTCGAGGAGCGCGGGCCGCACCATGTTCACGATGATCCGCCCGACCGGCAGCTGTGCCGTCCGCAGCTCGGCGATGCCGTCCGCGGTCTCCTGGACGGGCATCTCCTCGAGCAGCGTCACCAAGTGCACGGCCGTCTCCGGAGACTTGAGGACGCGCATCACGGCCTGTGCCTGATTGTGTATCGGGCCGATCTTGGCCAGCCCGGCGACCTCGTTGTTGACGTTCAGGAACCGCGTGATCCGCCCTGTGGGCGGCGCGTCCATGATGACGTAGTCGTAGGCGAAGCGGCCGCTCTTGTCCTTCCTGCGCACGGCTTCGCACGCCTTGCCCGTCAGGAGCACGTCCCTGACGCCGGGCGCGATGGTGGTCGCGAAGTCGATGGCGCCGAGCTTCTTCAGGGCCCGTCCGGCGCTCCCCAGTTTGTAGAACATCTGGAGGTAGTCCAGGAGGGCCAGTTCGGGGTCTATGGCGAGGGCGTACACCTCCCCGCCCCCTGGAGCGACGGCGATCTTCCGCTCCTCGTAGGGCAGCGCTTCTGTCTCGAAGAGCTGCGCGATGCCCTGTCTGCCCTCGACCTCGACGAGGAGGGTGCGCTTGCCCTCTGTAGCGAGGGCGAGCGCGAGGGCCGCGGCTACCGTGGTCTTGCCGGTACCGCCCTTGCCGCTGACGACCTGGAGCCTGCTCACGTCTTCGAGCCTAACCAGTCCACCGCCGGAGTACGCAGGAGGCTGTGGACAACGTGCGCGCGAGGCCCTCCGCGGCAACGGCTACAGTCGGCCACATGACCAAGTGGGAATACGCAACCGTGCCGCTGCTCGTCCATGCCACGAAGCAGATTCTGGACACCTGGGGCGAGGACGGCTGGGAGCTTGTCCAGGTCGTGCCCGGGCCGAACAACCCCGAGCAGCTGGTGGCCTACCTGAAGCGGGAGAGGTCGGCATGAGCGGCGCCGTCGAGTCGAAGCTCGCGGAGCTCGGGCTGACCCTGCCGGACGTCGTCCCGCCGCTGGCCGCGTACCAGCCGGCCGTCCGGTCCGGTGTGTACGTGTACACGTCCGGCCAGCTCCCGATGGTGGACGGCAAGCTGCCGGTGACCGGCAAGGTGGGAGCGGAGGTCACGGCCGAGGAGGCCAAGG
This window encodes:
- the wblA gene encoding transcriptional regulator WblA produces the protein MGWVTDWSAQAACRTTDPDELFVQGAAQNRAKAVCTGCPVRTECLADALDNRVEFGVWGGMTERERRALLRRRPTVTSWRRLLETARTEYERGAGLLPLDEEEVYERYAAVG
- a CDS encoding ArsA family ATPase; the encoded protein is MSPDPARAHDSAHSGDSAGTGDSARTHDPARKPDQGRKQDPVRGIGSTRVLDVDPLLDDPGTRIVVCCGSGGVGKTTTAAALGLRAAERGRKVVVLTIDPARRLAQSMGIDSLDNIPRRVKGIDDSPGGELHAMMLDMKRTFDEIVEAHADGERAAAILSNPFYQSLSAGFAGTQEYMAMEKLGQLRARDEWDLIVVDTPPSRSALDFLDAPKRLGSFLDGRLIRLLTAPAKLGGRAGMKFLNVGMSMMTGTLGKLLGGQLLKDMQTFVAAMDTTFGGFRTRADATYKLLQAPGTAFLVVAAPERDALREAAYFVERLAAEDMPFAGLVLNRVHGSGAAQLSAERALAAAENLDAAAAEDLDPDTDPDTAEDLGPGAAENLDEARIVDQEGGKAGLRNSPDTYGSSESSASASSVPEAPEDPESPDGSGEGSPAATDTDRTVTGRTATGRTATDRTVEQFTAGLLRLHAERMQLLSREQRTRDRFAARHPEVAVAEVAALPGDVHDLAGLRNIGERLAANRPELPGPGV
- a CDS encoding ArsA-related P-loop ATPase produces the protein MSRLQVVSGKGGTGKTTVAAALALALATEGKRTLLVEVEGRQGIAQLFETEALPYEERKIAVAPGGGEVYALAIDPELALLDYLQMFYKLGSAGRALKKLGAIDFATTIAPGVRDVLLTGKACEAVRRKDKSGRFAYDYVIMDAPPTGRITRFLNVNNEVAGLAKIGPIHNQAQAVMRVLKSPETAVHLVTLLEEMPVQETADGIAELRTAQLPVGRIIVNMVRPALLDDVDLELTGAVARSAVAKSLSAAGLGGSRRGGNAERLVDPLLEQAEEYAERHTLEREQRAVLTDQDLPLHELPLLAEGMDLAGLYQLAKELRQQGIS
- a CDS encoding DUF4177 domain-containing protein codes for the protein MTKWEYATVPLLVHATKQILDTWGEDGWELVQVVPGPNNPEQLVAYLKRERSA